A single region of the Austwickia chelonae genome encodes:
- a CDS encoding response regulator, which translates to MNGETMANDGARRLRMVVVDDQELLRRGLHLLLESTGRVEVVAQAKDGVEALAFIAKSEPDAVLTDAVMPGMSGAQLIRECADSFPGLPVIVVSTFDTDEVVRDVLEAGAAGFLLKDVSPERIVEAVDSARDGGLTIDPRVASSVVLRPSRNPRKDPLEELTPSERDVALLIADGLSNGQIAGQLHLAPGTVKNYVSTVMRKTGLPDRTQVALFVDRLRRTSAADQRRRSQATPSPSRSSSGR; encoded by the coding sequence ATGAACGGCGAGACGATGGCGAACGACGGCGCTCGCCGACTGCGGATGGTCGTCGTCGACGACCAGGAACTGCTCCGCCGAGGGTTGCACCTGCTCCTGGAGTCCACCGGCCGGGTCGAGGTCGTCGCCCAGGCGAAGGACGGCGTCGAAGCGTTGGCCTTCATCGCCAAGTCCGAACCGGATGCGGTACTCACCGACGCCGTGATGCCGGGAATGTCCGGCGCTCAACTGATCCGGGAATGCGCCGACTCATTCCCCGGCCTGCCGGTGATCGTGGTGAGCACCTTCGACACCGATGAGGTGGTCCGGGACGTCCTGGAAGCAGGTGCTGCCGGATTCCTGCTCAAGGACGTCTCGCCCGAACGGATCGTCGAAGCTGTCGACAGCGCCCGGGACGGCGGCCTGACGATCGACCCGCGGGTGGCGTCCTCCGTCGTCCTCAGACCGTCGCGGAACCCACGGAAAGACCCTCTGGAGGAACTGACCCCGTCCGAACGGGACGTGGCCCTCCTGATCGCGGACGGCCTGTCGAACGGCCAGATCGCCGGGCAGCTGCATCTGGCCCCGGGCACGGTGAAGAACTACGTCTCGACGGTGATGCGTAAGACCGGCCTGCCCGATCGCACCCAGGTCGCCCTCTTCGTGGATCGACTGCGGAGAACCTCGGCCGCTGATCAGCGGCGACGCTCGCAGGCGACACCGTCGCCGTCCCGGTCGAGCTCCGGTCGATAG
- a CDS encoding excalibur calcium-binding domain-containing protein, protein MSRPKPIKKVRRAGTAPLRRGDPGYRPELDRDGDGVACERRR, encoded by the coding sequence ATTTCCCGCCCGAAACCGATCAAAAAGGTTCGCCGCGCCGGAACCGCGCCCCTGCGCCGGGGTGATCCCGGCTATCGACCGGAGCTCGACCGGGACGGCGACGGTGTCGCCTGCGAGCGTCGCCGCTGA
- the yidC gene encoding membrane protein insertase YidC produces MPDVLLPFSHAVAAVLAAGHHVLAAVGMDSSSGLTWVLAIFALVLVVRIALVPVTVHSVRLSHASASARPALDALRKRYAGRTDLESLRAMREEQAQIQAEHGISRAGCLPLFLQMPILFALYGVLSKVAEGQPVGLMDAALATSAGSASILGVRLADRLGSWGAGVDPEHLVVVILLAGLSASMGYVTQRWFVLPNLATEHLPEAVARAQQMMPLLTALSMLPAAAMVPLGLLVYWVASGAFTLVQQLVVTRCFPTPGTAAAAAKVARLAAA; encoded by the coding sequence ATGCCCGATGTTCTTTTGCCGTTTTCTCATGCCGTCGCTGCCGTGTTGGCAGCCGGTCACCATGTCCTCGCCGCCGTTGGAATGGACTCGTCCAGTGGCCTGACGTGGGTACTCGCGATCTTCGCGCTCGTTCTGGTCGTGCGTATCGCTCTCGTGCCCGTCACGGTCCACAGCGTGCGGCTGTCGCACGCCTCCGCCTCGGCACGACCCGCCCTGGACGCGCTACGGAAGCGCTACGCCGGCCGTACAGATCTGGAGAGCCTGCGCGCCATGCGCGAGGAACAAGCCCAGATTCAGGCCGAACACGGAATCAGTCGTGCCGGATGCCTGCCCCTGTTTCTCCAGATGCCGATCCTCTTCGCTCTCTACGGCGTCCTCTCCAAGGTCGCCGAAGGTCAGCCGGTCGGACTCATGGACGCTGCGCTGGCCACCTCCGCGGGTTCCGCCTCGATCCTGGGCGTTCGGTTGGCCGACCGACTCGGATCCTGGGGAGCAGGCGTCGACCCCGAGCACCTCGTCGTCGTGATCCTGTTGGCCGGCCTGTCCGCGTCGATGGGATACGTCACCCAGCGCTGGTTCGTCCTGCCCAACCTTGCCACCGAGCACCTTCCCGAGGCCGTCGCCCGAGCACAGCAGATGATGCCGCTGCTCACGGCCCTGAGCATGCTCCCAGCTGCTGCGATGGTGCCTCTCGGCCTGCTTGTCTACTGGGTCGCTTCGGGCGCGTTCACGCTCGTGCAGCAACTCGTCGTCACGAGGTGCTTCCCGACCCCAGGAACCGCCGCAGCCGCGGCCAAGGTCGCTCGCTTGGCCGCCGCCTGA
- a CDS encoding anaerobic C4-dicarboxylate transporter: MFWIQLAVVLAAIVIGARLGGIAIGFAGGIGVVALAALGAKPTAAGMPLDVISIILAVICAIAAMQVAGGMDYLVDVVDKVLRRNPQHLMFLAPVMTYLMTLMAGTGHTAFSAMPVITEVAKENNIRPARPLSIAVVSSQIAITASPISAAVVFLSGALEKKGVDYLQILAVCIPSTFLACMLTAGLMMIWDKRNPRSALEFDPEFQRRRDAGLLDTTSHAGRTLKPGAKQSVLVFLVGLITVMLYATAISDKVKLIDPKNAPMPRDAAIISIMLAVATIIVLICKVQPAEILNASTFKSGMSASICVLGVAWLGTTFVKAHEKEIMAFSGDLLKQHSWLLAVVLFFAASLLYSQAATAKAIMPTAIALGVSNVAIVAAFAAVSALFVLPTYPTLLAAVEMDDTGSTRIGKAVFNHPFLVPGVLAIGFSVALGFLFGGIFIH; the protein is encoded by the coding sequence ATGTTCTGGATCCAATTAGCCGTCGTCCTGGCGGCCATCGTCATCGGGGCCCGCCTCGGTGGCATCGCGATCGGTTTCGCCGGTGGTATCGGCGTGGTCGCCCTGGCCGCGCTGGGTGCCAAACCCACCGCCGCCGGGATGCCGCTCGACGTCATCTCCATCATCCTCGCCGTGATCTGCGCGATCGCCGCGATGCAGGTCGCCGGCGGGATGGACTACCTCGTCGACGTCGTCGACAAGGTGCTACGCCGCAACCCGCAGCACCTGATGTTCCTCGCCCCGGTCATGACCTACCTGATGACGCTGATGGCCGGAACCGGGCACACCGCTTTCTCCGCGATGCCGGTCATCACCGAGGTCGCCAAGGAGAACAACATCCGACCAGCCAGACCGCTGTCGATCGCCGTGGTCTCCAGCCAGATCGCGATCACCGCTTCGCCGATCTCCGCAGCCGTGGTCTTCCTCTCCGGCGCACTGGAGAAGAAAGGCGTCGACTACCTGCAGATCCTCGCGGTGTGCATCCCCTCCACCTTCCTGGCCTGCATGCTGACCGCCGGTCTGATGATGATCTGGGACAAGCGCAACCCGCGCAGCGCCCTGGAGTTCGACCCCGAGTTCCAGCGCCGCCGTGACGCAGGACTGCTCGACACCACCTCGCACGCGGGGCGCACCCTGAAGCCGGGCGCGAAGCAGTCGGTCCTGGTCTTCCTCGTCGGTCTGATCACCGTGATGCTCTACGCCACCGCCATCAGCGACAAGGTCAAGCTGATCGACCCGAAGAATGCCCCGATGCCCCGTGACGCCGCGATCATCTCCATCATGTTGGCCGTCGCCACGATCATCGTGCTGATCTGCAAGGTCCAGCCCGCGGAGATCCTCAACGCCTCCACCTTCAAATCGGGGATGAGCGCTTCGATCTGCGTGCTGGGTGTCGCCTGGCTGGGCACCACCTTCGTGAAGGCCCACGAGAAGGAGATCATGGCCTTCTCCGGTGACCTGTTGAAGCAGCACTCCTGGCTGCTGGCCGTGGTGCTCTTCTTCGCCGCATCGCTGCTGTACAGCCAGGCCGCGACGGCGAAGGCGATCATGCCGACCGCGATCGCCCTGGGCGTGTCGAATGTGGCCATCGTCGCGGCCTTCGCCGCCGTGTCCGCGCTCTTCGTCCTGCCGACCTACCCGACCCTGCTCGCAGCGGTCGAGATGGACGACACCGGTTCGACCCGGATCGGCAAGGCCGTCTTCAACCATCCGTTCCTGGTGCCGGGGGTCCTGGCCATCGGGTTCTCGGTGGCGCTGGGCTTCCTCTTCGGCGGGATCTTCATCCACTGA
- the dhaK gene encoding dihydroxyacetone kinase subunit DhaK, with translation MKKLINDPATVVADALCGMELAHGDRLRIDHAQRIVYRKDAPRPGKVGLISGGGSGHEPMHGGFVGHGMLDAACAGEVFTSPVPDQMMAATHGVDTGAGVLHIVKNYTGDIMNFEMAAEMAEAEHGCRVVSVVTDDDVAVKDSLYTAGRRGVGVTVLVEKIVGAAAEAGRDLDSCADLARTVNAHGRSMGMALTSCTVPAAGKATFELAEDDMEIGIGIHGEPGRQRMKLGAAREVAERLVEPVLADLDFTGAPAIVMMNGMGGTPLLELYVMYAEVARILEAKGITVARNLVGNYITSLDMAGCSVTLLKADDDILGLWDAPVNTPGLRWGC, from the coding sequence ATGAAAAAGCTGATCAACGACCCCGCAACGGTCGTCGCCGACGCCCTGTGCGGAATGGAACTCGCGCACGGCGACCGGCTGCGCATCGACCACGCGCAGCGCATCGTGTACCGCAAGGACGCACCCCGCCCCGGAAAAGTCGGACTGATCTCCGGCGGCGGCAGCGGACACGAACCGATGCACGGCGGGTTCGTCGGTCACGGAATGCTCGACGCCGCCTGCGCCGGAGAAGTCTTCACCTCACCGGTGCCCGACCAGATGATGGCCGCCACCCACGGCGTCGACACCGGCGCAGGCGTCCTGCACATCGTCAAGAACTACACCGGCGACATCATGAACTTCGAGATGGCCGCCGAAATGGCCGAAGCCGAACACGGCTGCCGCGTCGTCTCCGTCGTCACCGACGACGACGTCGCCGTCAAGGACTCCCTCTACACCGCAGGACGCCGCGGAGTCGGCGTCACCGTCCTCGTCGAGAAGATCGTCGGCGCCGCCGCCGAAGCCGGACGCGACCTCGACAGCTGCGCCGACCTGGCCCGCACCGTCAACGCCCACGGCCGCTCCATGGGCATGGCCCTCACCTCCTGCACCGTCCCCGCCGCCGGAAAAGCCACCTTCGAACTCGCCGAGGACGACATGGAGATCGGCATCGGCATCCACGGCGAACCCGGCCGCCAACGCATGAAACTCGGAGCAGCACGAGAAGTCGCCGAACGCCTCGTCGAACCAGTCCTCGCGGACCTCGACTTCACCGGCGCCCCCGCCATCGTCATGATGAACGGCATGGGCGGCACCCCCCTGCTCGAGCTGTACGTCATGTACGCCGAAGTCGCCCGCATCCTCGAAGCCAAAGGCATCACCGTCGCCCGCAACCTCGTCGGCAACTACATCACCAGCCTCGACATGGCCGGCTGCTCGGTGACCCTCCTCAAAGCCGACGACGACATCCTCGGACTCTGGGACGCCCCGGTGAACACCCCCGGCCTGCGATGGGGATGCTGA
- the dhaL gene encoding dihydroxyacetone kinase subunit DhaL → MSDSALTLQKAHAWMVAFADAVHADADLLTDLDRQIGDADHGSNMDRGMHAVTALDPDTFTDAPAYLKKAGMTLVSTVGGASGPLYGTFFMRFAGALGNDTTPDTDRFAAALQAGVDGVIARGKAEPGDKTMIDALTPAVTAFTEAATDGLDAALTAAADAAARGRDATTPLTARKGRASYLGERSIGHQDPGATSTAMLLAAAAKAFAA, encoded by the coding sequence ATGAGCGACAGCGCCCTCACCCTCCAGAAAGCCCACGCCTGGATGGTCGCCTTCGCCGACGCCGTCCACGCCGACGCCGACCTGCTCACCGACCTCGACCGACAGATCGGTGACGCCGACCACGGCTCCAACATGGACCGAGGCATGCACGCCGTCACCGCCCTCGACCCGGACACCTTCACCGACGCCCCCGCCTACCTCAAAAAAGCAGGCATGACCCTGGTCAGCACCGTCGGCGGAGCCAGCGGCCCCCTCTACGGAACCTTCTTCATGCGGTTCGCCGGAGCGCTCGGCAATGACACCACCCCCGACACCGACCGCTTCGCCGCCGCCCTCCAAGCCGGCGTCGACGGAGTCATCGCCCGCGGCAAAGCCGAACCCGGCGACAAGACGATGATCGACGCGCTCACCCCCGCCGTCACCGCCTTCACCGAAGCCGCCACCGACGGACTGGACGCCGCCCTCACCGCCGCCGCCGACGCCGCCGCCCGAGGACGCGACGCCACCACCCCCCTGACTGCCCGCAAAGGCCGCGCCAGCTACCTCGGCGAACGCAGCATCGGACACCAGGACCCCGGCGCGACCTCCACCGCGATGCTCCTGGCCGCAGCCGCGAAAGCCTTCGCCGCATGA
- the dhaM gene encoding dihydroxyacetone kinase phosphoryl donor subunit DhaM, with the protein MIGIVVVSHSHPLASAALTLASEMVPAEGGPKIALAAGLDETTFGTDAARVADALVEVDSPDGVLVLLDLGSALLSAEMALEFVEPELAERVVVSSAPLVEGLVAAAASAATGADLQKVRREAEGALQAKAEHLGHTVEAPPSAEAGSGIGADPATADSGAAQDVVERTVVLTDPAGMHARPAGLVVAAAARYDARVLLIAQSGQEGDAASILGLLGLGARHGERVVIRATGAQAAQAVDAVAVLLEGPVG; encoded by the coding sequence ATGATCGGCATCGTCGTCGTCTCACACAGCCACCCCCTCGCCTCGGCGGCCCTCACCCTGGCCTCCGAAATGGTGCCCGCCGAAGGAGGACCGAAGATCGCGCTCGCTGCCGGGCTGGACGAGACGACCTTCGGTACCGATGCGGCCCGGGTCGCCGACGCCCTGGTCGAGGTCGACTCGCCTGACGGTGTCCTGGTGCTCCTCGACCTCGGCTCGGCGCTGCTCTCCGCCGAAATGGCGTTGGAGTTCGTCGAACCGGAACTGGCTGAGCGGGTCGTCGTGAGCTCGGCGCCCTTGGTGGAGGGGCTGGTGGCTGCTGCAGCCAGCGCAGCGACCGGCGCTGACCTGCAGAAGGTTCGGCGAGAAGCCGAAGGCGCCTTGCAGGCCAAGGCCGAGCATCTCGGGCACACCGTCGAGGCGCCACCTTCCGCGGAGGCTGGAAGTGGCATTGGGGCGGACCCTGCCACAGCGGATTCCGGAGCGGCGCAGGACGTCGTCGAACGGACGGTGGTGCTCACCGACCCGGCCGGGATGCACGCCCGCCCGGCGGGGCTGGTCGTCGCTGCCGCCGCCCGGTACGACGCCCGGGTGCTGCTGATCGCGCAGAGCGGACAGGAAGGGGACGCTGCGAGCATCCTCGGGCTCCTCGGTTTGGGCGCGCGGCACGGCGAACGGGTCGTCATCCGTGCCACCGGCGCTCAGGCTGCTCAGGCCGTCGACGCGGTGGCTGTTCTGTTGGAAGGCCCCGTCGGCTGA
- a CDS encoding acetyl-CoA hydrolase/transferase family protein: MTAQDRYATKLRTAHDVIDLIGDGDTVVAPTGVGEPPAVLDALSERRREKRGVVVSQILPLRPFGYLDPETQEHVRHTSLFFGSASRAGGQAGWIDYRPSYFSEMPSLFREGYFPVDVVVALASPMDRHGYFSLGLAPDYTMAAIEQARTVVLEVNPHVPYTYGQCHVHIDQVTALVEDDRPLSEVGLPQIGPVQKAIGGYVADLIPDGATVQIGYGAIPDAVVMQLTERRDLGVHTEMIGDGILTLVESGAVTNAAKNVDRGHMKATFALGSRRLYDFLDRNPAVQMCPVDITNDPYLVGRHDNLHTINATMQIDFLGQCGSESLGSVPYSGTGGQSDFVRAANRSRGGKSFIVLPSTAKGDSISRIVPTLAPGTHVSTSKNDINFVVTEYGVAQLRGRSNRERARALIGIAHPDFRDELTEQAQRMKVL; the protein is encoded by the coding sequence ATGACCGCACAGGACCGCTATGCCACCAAGCTCCGTACAGCCCACGACGTCATCGATCTGATCGGTGACGGAGACACGGTGGTGGCCCCGACCGGTGTCGGTGAGCCGCCCGCCGTCCTGGATGCGCTCTCGGAGCGACGCCGGGAGAAACGGGGGGTGGTCGTCAGCCAGATCCTGCCTTTGCGCCCCTTCGGCTATCTCGATCCGGAGACCCAGGAGCATGTCCGGCACACCTCGCTCTTCTTCGGGTCGGCTTCTCGTGCGGGCGGTCAGGCCGGTTGGATCGATTACCGGCCCAGTTACTTCAGCGAGATGCCTTCCTTGTTCCGGGAGGGCTATTTCCCGGTGGACGTCGTCGTCGCGTTGGCCTCTCCGATGGATCGTCACGGTTATTTCTCGTTGGGTCTGGCCCCGGACTACACGATGGCGGCCATCGAGCAGGCTCGTACGGTTGTTCTCGAGGTCAACCCGCATGTTCCGTACACGTACGGGCAGTGTCATGTGCACATCGATCAGGTGACCGCGCTCGTGGAGGACGATCGGCCGCTCAGCGAGGTGGGTCTGCCTCAGATCGGTCCGGTGCAGAAAGCGATCGGCGGCTATGTGGCCGATCTGATCCCGGATGGTGCCACGGTGCAGATCGGGTACGGGGCGATTCCCGATGCGGTGGTCATGCAGCTCACTGAACGCCGTGACCTGGGGGTTCATACGGAGATGATCGGTGACGGCATTCTGACCCTGGTCGAGTCGGGCGCGGTGACCAATGCGGCGAAGAATGTCGATCGCGGTCACATGAAGGCGACCTTCGCGTTGGGCTCGCGTCGTTTGTACGACTTCCTCGACCGTAATCCTGCGGTGCAGATGTGCCCGGTCGACATCACCAATGACCCGTATCTGGTGGGCAGGCATGACAATCTGCACACCATCAATGCCACGATGCAGATCGATTTCCTGGGGCAGTGTGGTTCGGAGTCCTTGGGGTCGGTGCCTTATTCGGGGACTGGCGGGCAGTCGGACTTCGTCCGGGCAGCGAATCGTTCTCGGGGTGGCAAGTCGTTCATCGTGTTGCCGTCGACGGCGAAGGGCGATTCGATCAGTCGGATCGTGCCGACGTTGGCGCCGGGCACCCATGTGTCCACCAGCAAGAACGACATCAATTTCGTGGTGACGGAGTACGGGGTCGCTCAGTTGCGGGGTCGGAGCAATCGGGAGCGGGCACGGGCGTTGATCGGGATCGCGCATCCGGATTTCCGGGACGAGCTGACCGAGCAGGCCCAGCGGATGAAGGTTCTCTGA
- a CDS encoding pyridoxamine 5'-phosphate oxidase family protein → MTPSADNGPEGARPGTALDEETCLGILRGLEFGRLAYLVNGRVELVPVNYAIHRDEIVFRTAEGSKLAGALAGDEVVFEVDEITEEKATSVIVRAIPRALSHEEARWSDQMRLRPWVVSEKDHVIGLAPTLISGRAFNLARPWRSLRPHP, encoded by the coding sequence ATGACACCGTCTGCCGACAACGGGCCCGAGGGAGCCCGACCCGGAACGGCCCTCGACGAGGAAACCTGCCTGGGCATCCTCCGAGGGCTCGAATTCGGTCGACTGGCCTACCTGGTGAACGGACGGGTCGAACTGGTCCCGGTGAACTACGCGATACACCGCGACGAGATCGTTTTCCGCACCGCTGAAGGCAGCAAACTCGCCGGGGCACTGGCCGGCGACGAAGTGGTCTTCGAAGTGGACGAGATCACCGAGGAAAAAGCCACCAGCGTCATCGTGCGAGCCATCCCGCGCGCGCTGTCCCACGAGGAGGCACGCTGGTCCGATCAGATGCGCTTGCGCCCCTGGGTGGTCTCGGAGAAAGACCACGTGATCGGGCTCGCACCGACCCTGATCAGCGGACGCGCATTCAACCTGGCGAGACCCTGGCGCTCGCTGCGGCCCCACCCCTGA
- a CDS encoding glycosyltransferase family 1 protein, which translates to MEESGRSAGRETHGSRRLTMRVAVKYGAFDQAPVVDEYGELLGHSAGITLVRRLLRLFPDPVLIGAQDRRGNGFTVMPLSFLDARDTLVINMDVIDSVAVWQTLHSSGAEPMLMNFEWKNPSIYHHRVNFAAMGLSYAMFPTFCNSSRTAEEVREVVHRWTVQPLAEKARISWANLGINVERVRPRVDAEIPVVLYPAITMDARKQPRTFTEVVEQVARRTPIKVEVRLHESHLVSDIAMSLSTKEYAWVGPLTTTREAYWDALARTTAFLATADEESYGLEYVEAMLAGAIGVFPDHAWARALVPADYPFFYRTVEEAEGLLLRAVTETERCRNELNRLVEGGSFVNWIRGAHNDDDFELAIVTTVQEWFSSEKHM; encoded by the coding sequence ATGGAGGAGAGCGGCCGCAGCGCCGGCCGGGAGACCCACGGCAGCAGGAGGCTCACCATGCGAGTCGCGGTGAAATACGGGGCATTCGATCAAGCACCGGTCGTCGACGAATACGGCGAACTCCTCGGCCACTCGGCCGGGATCACCCTGGTCCGCCGTCTCCTACGGCTCTTCCCCGACCCGGTCCTGATCGGCGCCCAGGACAGACGCGGGAATGGCTTCACGGTGATGCCTTTGAGCTTCCTCGACGCCCGCGACACCCTCGTCATCAACATGGACGTCATCGACTCCGTGGCCGTCTGGCAGACTCTGCACAGCTCTGGCGCCGAACCGATGCTGATGAACTTCGAGTGGAAGAACCCGTCCATCTACCACCACCGGGTCAATTTCGCCGCAATGGGCTTGTCGTACGCCATGTTCCCCACCTTCTGCAATTCGTCGCGGACCGCTGAAGAAGTACGCGAAGTCGTGCACAGGTGGACCGTCCAACCGCTCGCCGAAAAAGCACGCATCTCATGGGCGAACCTCGGCATCAATGTGGAACGGGTGCGCCCCCGGGTCGATGCGGAGATCCCGGTCGTCCTCTACCCGGCCATCACGATGGACGCCCGAAAACAGCCCCGTACTTTCACCGAGGTCGTCGAGCAGGTTGCCCGGCGCACCCCGATCAAGGTGGAGGTCCGACTGCACGAATCACACCTGGTCAGCGACATCGCCATGTCCCTCTCCACGAAGGAATACGCCTGGGTCGGCCCGCTGACCACAACCCGAGAGGCCTACTGGGACGCCCTGGCCCGCACCACTGCCTTCCTGGCCACCGCCGATGAGGAGTCCTACGGCCTGGAGTACGTCGAGGCCATGCTGGCCGGCGCCATCGGGGTCTTCCCCGACCACGCCTGGGCCCGGGCCCTCGTCCCGGCCGACTACCCGTTCTTCTACCGCACCGTCGAGGAAGCCGAAGGCCTACTTCTCCGCGCCGTCACCGAAACCGAACGATGCCGAAACGAATTGAATCGTCTCGTGGAAGGAGGGTCTTTTGTTAATTGGATCAGAGGTGCACACAATGACGATGATTTCGAGCTCGCAATTGTGACGACCGTCCAAGAATGGTTCTCTTCAGAGAAACACATGTGA
- a CDS encoding ABC transporter permease yields MSTFSRRPLAWHVELRRQLRRRRTVWSYALLMALPVVLVVAFSFGERDRSGGSAARLVDLAQQGSANFTIFTVFAAADFLLIVVAALFAGDSLPSEASWSSLRYLLAAPVPRARLLTAKLAVALGCTVAAVVVLVGSAVVVGGLAYGWAPYTATGGFTLGWAEFLPRLVLGTACIAVSLLQVCGIAFLIGTRTDSPLAAAGGAVLVTIISSILQTIDALGDLRHALPMAYSRTWFQAFSSDISWVDIQRGALWSSVYFLATVATAYILFRRKDILS; encoded by the coding sequence ATGAGTACTTTTTCCCGCCGCCCGCTGGCCTGGCATGTCGAACTGCGCAGGCAGTTGCGGAGGCGACGCACGGTGTGGTCCTACGCGCTCCTGATGGCTTTGCCGGTCGTCCTGGTGGTGGCGTTCTCCTTCGGGGAACGCGACCGGTCGGGCGGGTCTGCTGCTCGCCTGGTGGATCTGGCGCAGCAGGGTTCGGCGAATTTCACGATCTTCACGGTGTTCGCTGCTGCCGATTTCTTGTTGATCGTCGTGGCTGCCTTGTTCGCCGGTGACAGTTTGCCGTCGGAGGCGTCGTGGTCGTCGCTGCGCTACCTGTTGGCTGCGCCGGTGCCTCGGGCGCGTCTGTTGACGGCGAAGTTGGCGGTCGCGCTGGGGTGCACGGTGGCGGCGGTGGTCGTCCTGGTGGGTTCGGCGGTGGTGGTCGGCGGATTGGCGTACGGGTGGGCCCCGTATACGGCGACCGGAGGGTTCACGTTGGGGTGGGCGGAGTTCCTCCCCCGGCTGGTGCTCGGCACGGCGTGTATCGCAGTGTCCCTTCTCCAGGTGTGCGGTATCGCTTTCCTGATCGGAACCCGTACTGATTCACCGCTGGCCGCGGCCGGGGGTGCCGTATTGGTGACGATCATCTCGTCGATCCTGCAGACGATCGACGCCTTGGGGGACCTTCGTCACGCTTTGCCCATGGCGTATTCGCGCACGTGGTTCCAGGCTTTCAGCAGCGATATCTCATGGGTTGACATCCAGCGTGGGGCGCTGTGGTCGTCGGTATATTTCCTTGCTACGGTCGCGACGGCATATATCTTGTTCAGACGTAAGGACATCTTGTCCTGA